CATCGCTCCAACTTCAGGGGAGGGAACAGGGCATGCAACGTCGACTGATGGTGACGGTGCTCCTATCCTTGATGGTGCTATCTGGCTTCCACGCGGTCGCCCAGGCCGGCACCATCACGGTGCGACTGCCACACTGCTGCTCGGTCGACAGCCACTTTCAGGCAGGTGCCGTGCGGTTTGCGGAGCTAGTCGAGCAGAAGACGAACGGGCGATTGCGCGTCAGCATCTTCCCGGGCGGGCAGTTGGGCCAGGAGACGGAGGTCATCCAGGCCGTACAGACGGGCGTGCTGGAGATGACCTTCATCGGTCACGATCCCCTCGCCCAGTTCGCCCCGATGGTGACCCTGTTGAGTCTGCCCTATCTCTTCGAGAGTCACGACCAGGCCTTCCGCATCCTCGAAGGCCCCGTGGGCAAGGAGATCGAGAAGGAGCTGGCCCGCAGGAACCTCGTCGTCCTGGGCTGGGGGAACAACGGGGCACGGGTCTACACCAACAGTCGCCGCCCCATCGAGAGCCCGGCAGACCTGAGGGGCCTCAAGATCCGGAGCCCCGAGAACCCCATCAATCTTGCCATTACCCGGGCGCTGGGAGGCACGGCGGTGGCCATCCCGTACGGAGAGGTGTACACGGCCATCCAGCAGGGTACCATCGACGGCCAGGAGAACGCGGTCATCAACATCTACCCGGCCAAGCTTCAGGAAGTCCAGCGATACATGTCCATGACGCATCATCTCCTCTCGTTCACGGTGTTGCTCGTCAACAAGCCCTTCTTCGACTCCTTGGATCGGGAGCTGCAGGCGGCCGTGCGCGAGGCCGCTGCTGAGGCCATGCGGTTCCAGCGTCAACACGTGGAGACATTGACCGACAGGCTGGTCCAGGAGATGCAGCAGCAGGGGATGCAGGTGAACTGGCCGGATCTCGAGCCGTTCCGAGCTGCCACGCGCAGGGTGCACGAGGAGTACGTAGGCAGGTTGATCCCGAGGGAGCTCTACGAGATGGTGCTGGATTCCCTGTGATCCCCGTGAGTGGGTGCCTGTTGCTCGGATAGCAAGCCGTGGAGAGGGAGCGGGCGAGCCGATGACTCCCGTGCTGCGACTGTTGCGATGCGTCGTCGAGTGGCTGGTGATGGGCCTGACCGGCATGTTGGTGGTGACGGTGTCGGCCAACGTGTTCGCCCGCTACCTCTTCCTTTCGGGCCTGGTTTGGGCTGAGGAGCTCGCCCGGATCGGCTTCGTCTGGGTCGTCTTCCTGGGCGCCTATGTGGCGCTGACCCGCGGCAACCATCTGGCCATCCGCCTGGTCACCGACCGGGTGCCGGCCCGTCATCGCCGGGCCGTCAGGACCGTGAGCGGCTTGCTCATGCTGGCCTTCCTGGGAACCGTCGCCTGGTACGGGAGCGTGCTGGTCGCCCGGACGGTGGCGTTCGGCCGCGTCACGCCCATCCTCGGCATCTCGGCGGCGTGGGGTTACGCTGCCGTCCCTGTGTCGTCGGCCCTGATGTTCGTCCACGTGTTGCATCTCCTGTTGAGTGGGTCCGAAACGGATCAAGGCCAATAGGAGGGCTGGGTGCACAAGCCCATGTCGCTGGCCATTCTCCTCGGGACATTCTTCGCTCTGCTCGCGGCGGGGCTCCCCATCGCCTTCGCCCTCGGGCTGGCCTCACTGGCGTACATGATCCTCTTCATGCCGGGCGTGTCGCTG
This genomic interval from Limnochorda sp. LNt contains the following:
- a CDS encoding TRAP transporter substrate-binding protein; this translates as MQRRLMVTVLLSLMVLSGFHAVAQAGTITVRLPHCCSVDSHFQAGAVRFAELVEQKTNGRLRVSIFPGGQLGQETEVIQAVQTGVLEMTFIGHDPLAQFAPMVTLLSLPYLFESHDQAFRILEGPVGKEIEKELARRNLVVLGWGNNGARVYTNSRRPIESPADLRGLKIRSPENPINLAITRALGGTAVAIPYGEVYTAIQQGTIDGQENAVINIYPAKLQEVQRYMSMTHHLLSFTVLLVNKPFFDSLDRELQAAVREAAAEAMRFQRQHVETLTDRLVQEMQQQGMQVNWPDLEPFRAATRRVHEEYVGRLIPRELYEMVLDSL
- a CDS encoding TRAP transporter small permease, translating into MTPVLRLLRCVVEWLVMGLTGMLVVTVSANVFARYLFLSGLVWAEELARIGFVWVVFLGAYVALTRGNHLAIRLVTDRVPARHRRAVRTVSGLLMLAFLGTVAWYGSVLVARTVAFGRVTPILGISAAWGYAAVPVSSALMFVHVLHLLLSGSETDQGQ